CACTTCCTGTTCTGGTGGCAGCGATACTAGCAGTTGTGTTGATACCGGATGATTCTACTGCTCTCGTGGTGGCACAGACCGTTTTAGCAGGCACGTTTGTTGCGACTGCAACAGGATTGTTTGTTGGTTCGATTGTGTTAGAGGGCTTACAGGAAGCCGATTAGAGTGttctttctttcattctatCAGTTTGTTGAAGTTTTGGATTGTGAATGATGTACGTTTCTTCTAATTCATCTCTGTTACCAAGGGATGTGATAATTATACACATTGTAACATATATACTATGTGAATGACATTGTTAGGGAAGTAAACGGCGTCTTTTCTTAACTCATTGTTGCTGTTTTTATGATGTTTTAGATCCTTGTTTCTGCTTAGCTATCTTTTGACCTGAATTATCTACCATCCCTTCTAGTTTTCGTTCGATGCGGTCTAAAGGTTCATGGTTAATTAGTACTATCGGAGTTGGTTTTGTTAGCTCAGGTAGCATCATTTTGGGTCAGACCTTTCATCAGTTGGGCATGACCACATTAGCTAAGATTTTGTGGTATATTTACATGTAATGCATTGGTATCGAAAGATTTCCTCTTTTGTTCCGATATGCATTTCCCTTTTCCAATAAGTTTATTATATAGTTGAACTCAAAGACTAAAGAATGTTGTGACAAGTTATCTGATCGTTCTGTAAAAGTGAAAGTGGTTTACTTTTAATATGAGCTTTATGCTAATTACAAAGTCATACATGGATGAAAAAATGATCCGATTTGGAGTCTCTTCATTCTGGTTGGTAGCATTACTCGGGTGAAGGAAATGCAAACCCGATACCCAATAAAGCGTATCTTCTTAGAAAACTCTTAATAATACAAGTTAAAGTGGAAATGTGGTTGAGCTGTTTAGAAACAGATTATCATGTGATTATTTTGCCTCTGTTCTTGTATGGTTGGCCCAAGCAGGACTCTCATTCCATATGCTCAGTGTTGTTTTGAACTTTTCTATTTAAGCATTAGTTTGTTACTGCTTATGTTTAGAATCACTCTCTTTACAGATACTACTCTTTTGTTGATGACTTGATGGGTCAAAGCTAAGTTTCTTCTCCCTTTATAAGAGATTTGATAAAAAAGAATGATCAGAAAACCAGATGATTGATGAATCTTTTCCCACAGACTAGCATTCTAGGCACCAAATAAGCCGGCTTTGATGAttatccaactttttttttgaacagcagtggtgattggactcagcgttATTAACTGAAAAACTTGCAATACCAACTGCCAACTTTATCTATAAAACAGCTAAATACTTATGAAATCTGTACACTTACAAAATCGAATTTAATCAGTAAAATACATTTATCTAACTGTTAACATATATTCAAGTAAAACTGTAAAATTCATAACATTTGGCTACCTAATACATTGTTATTCTTGTTGAAAGAAATTGAATATTGGTCAACATAAAGACAAGCTAtataaaatgaagaaaaaatagAACACAGAGggactaaaaaagaaaaactacatTTAGTATGCCCATGGCCATAATAGTAAAATAAGATATGAATTTAGCAAAACAATGGAGATGCGGGGTATCGATCCCCGTACCTCTCGCATGCTAAGCGAGCGCTCTACCATCTGAGCTACATCCCCTTTTGGTTAACAAATGTCTTGTAAATATTAAAATCTTTATACTTTCATCTATTGGTAGATAAAACATGTGTTGATTTTTTAGTACTATTTGTTCAATTCAGTTTCTGTTTACATGTTTGATTGCTTTATAGTTATACATTATAAGAGGATAATGCAAGATGAAATTTCAATCTTTTAAGAAGCAGGAAATTTAATGGTGCGTTTAGTTATAGAAAACTATTGAGTGTATATTGTAAAGCTCGTTTGAACTTGTATCACAAAGCTCGTTGAGTTATTGAGCCAAACACGAACTTAGCATAACTTTTTGGAGGTGAGCTCAATTCGACAAGTTAACAATCCTAACTTTAAGTTACCTTTTATCACAATTTCCAATGTTTCTAACATGAAATCGCTTGTAAAGTAACTATCACAgtataatgttaaaaagaaataaatcagattcaaaattcaaaatgatcatatatagtttttgttatgttttcttTGGAATGTAGAAATCGTATTTTTTGTTTCATCATGACGTGTTAGGATTGATGATGGCTCTTTGAACTTCTTTTGAAGTATTGGGCCATATGTAATCTGTATATATGTAAGCTGTCATTATCTAGCTAGTGAATATTGATCATGCAATTTAGTCATGTATAAGTGTATGATGTTGCTGTCATTAATTGATTTATTGTATGATAGTGAAGTTAATTATGGTGGCATGCCATTTTTGCTAATTGGGAAAAAAGTTATCTTCCTAAATCCCAATTATGCTTTCCCAATTTGGAAATTGAAATCATTTTGATGATATACACAACATACACTTTGAGTGGTTTCCAATTCTTTAAGTGCTATCAGCTCATCTTACCCCCACCATTTTAGAGCCACATATATAAATCAACAACTTGATTAGACATGATATAGCAAAGTTGTTTGAGTTGATCCGTTCTACTTGTTTTTTTTCCCCTCATGTTAGTAAACGAACTCATAATACTCAGGATATCATTTTGACGTTTGCGGCGAGATACATCTAATATAATACTATATTGGCGCTTTCCAAAACATAAAAGATGTATTTGAGTACTATGAGTATTTTTTAAATCTAGTTGGGGACCATTTTCCGTTAGTCCTTTTGTAATCGGTAAACATTATCTGTTATGTTCacttgaacttgaaagaaaccTAATCCCTTTCATTTTGCAGTAATCACTTTGAAAATGTGTATCTAATCACCCACTGGTTCACTGGGTGCTTATGTTTGAAAAAAGTTTTCTGGTATGAATACATTTTCAATTTATCTAGTATCCTAATAGGATTGTGAATGCAAACATATTATAGTTATACATAATTGATGCTCTTTTCATCTTAAATTATGCAATATCAGGCCTGGTTTAATTCTATAAATACTAAGAAACATACATGGCAATCGATGGGTAGATATATAGCGAACAAGTTACCACCTATACTAAAAAtatcagactcctgatgacttGCAGAGCATTTGGGAGTCATTCGCATCATTGGTGCTTTTTGATCCATACTTGTAGGATTTAGCCCACATGAGGTACCCAAGAAAGTTGAGGCTGCTTAATGCACACATTAACCAATAAAATCTTTCAAGACGATAATGATTCAAGTTGATGCCGTAGAGCCATGGCTTGTGATGGAACGTGCCTGTAACATGGTTCACTATTGAAACGAGAACTGAACTAAGATAGTAACCCATTGCTAATGAAACCCAAGAGAGAGATGTTGCCAATGATCTCATGCTAAATGGGGCTTCTGTAAAGAAAAAGTCCATCATCCCAGCCAAGCTGAAAAGATCGGCTGATCCAAGGAACAAGTACTGCAAAGAAATCCAAAGGAAAGTGATTGGTAAAGGCTCATTGGAGTTCATTAGAGCATTTTGATAAGCCACTCGTTTGCGTTTGTTTTCCACTAATGCTGCAACTGCCATGGCCATTATGGATAAAAACAACCCGATCCCTATTCGTTGTAGATGAGTTATGCCCATTTCTGTTTTAGTTATCCTCCGTGCAAATGGGATTATAACATGATCATACATTGGTGCTAGTACCATAATGAAGAGTACAGGGAATACAGGGAGAGAAGCTGGTGGGACCCGGAAGGAGCCGATCTTACTGTTCATGGTGGCTGCTTGTTGAACAGAAAAGGTAGAGAGCTGAGCAAGGCAGCAGTTAAGCATTATGGTTAACATGAATATTGGGAAGATCTTAAGGACTATTTTGACCTCTTCCACCTGTTTAATGGTGACCTTTAATGTTTGAAAAGAAGACTTGTTGATAACTGCTCTACTGAGAAAGCCGAAATCTTCTGTTATGTTATCTTTCACTTCATCAGCCTCTTCATAGCTTTCCCTTGAGTTTGATGTGGGTGATGGGTTTGTGCTAACAACAGCATTTCTGGCTTTACTGGAGAAAGTGTTGAAAATCGCTGCACCAATGACCTGTTGTAAACAACTTAGcattttagtttaattattagGGCTAATTGCGTAAAAACGTAACCGATTAACTTCTTATAGACACATTTAAGCCAAATATCATTGATTCAAGGTAATTACAGTATATGACAATTGGTTTTCCAGGCTCCACATCAGAAGTCAACCTGGTCAAACTTAGCTACGTGTCAGTTTCACGTTGTTACTCATACTTCTTACCGAGTCAGATTACCTGGTATCGAAACTTTTGAACGTCGTCTGATTTAGATAAATGTAAAAAACTTGATATTTGGGTACTTTCTTTTACCAAATAAAATGTGGTTATCTAAAATGGAAATTATAGGAATTCAAACAGCAAATATATAGCAGCTGACTTAATAGACCACAATGCTACCTTACATATGGTTGTAATAGGACTTCCTGCGGGAACTTTGATCCTGTAAACCATGGAACCAAGTAGAAAAATTGGGATAGAGATCAAAATTGCCAAGGTAGAGATACCAAAACCCCACTGCCATCCTTTGTTGTCCTCAATCCACACTGCGAATGTCACTGCAATGAGTGCACCACAAGCAAGACTAAAAACATAGTAGTTAAAAAATGATGATCTTTGCTTCCTTCCCTGAGACGTCTCTTCGTCAAATTGTTCAGCTCCATGAGGTGGAAGAGAACCTTTGATTCCACCAACACCTAATGCCACCAAATAAAGGCCTATAAACAAAAGCACTTCTTTACCGCCTTCAGCTTCCTGGCACTTGGCATTCCTGTTGGCTGATATGCAACTTTCTGGTTTCAAAGAACGTGTATGCGCTTGCAATGTCAGTATTAGAAGGCCCTGTTGCAGTAGTCAAACTCAATTTGCTGAGATTAAACATGTGACTGTCTTGAACTCTACATTATTATTCTATAATCTCTTTTTCTTAAGTAAGATGCATGGACCACTGCACAGTGGTAATAAGGATATATCTATACTGTAATGTAAAAGGAAATCAAGCCCcataaaaacttaaacatgTTAATTATGAGGATTCAGCTGGTTATCTTCTTGGTTCAACTCCAAGCAGTGTATAATGTATATCACTTGCATCAACGTGATGTCAGGCATGGTTCATTGTCAAAAAGAGAGCACTAAAATAAGTCTGGTTATAATAACTTATGATATCCAGCCATGATCAAATGTCCTATTCCTAATTCCCTTTTTTGCAGGGTATTGAATAAATTGATGTCATATGATGGTTATTGAAGTCCTAGCCCATTCCACTCATTTGACTTGATTAAAATAAGTTGTTCAGTTGTTTAGGTTTATCTGGTTTACTATTTTACGAAAGTATTAAGTAAAATCCGTGAGCAAAGAAACTTCAAGTATCATTATTCTTACCATGAGCTCGATTGTAGCACTTATCAGATAGATACAATAAGTGGTGAAGAAAGCATCAGCTAAAAAACCACCAAGGATAGCGAGGAGGAAGGCTGTGCCCATGAAATTGCTAACGACGTTGGAAGAACTGGACGGAGTGAAGTGCATGAATTTAGACAAATAGAGCACAAGGTTGCTTGCATTGGCCAGGTATGCTAGATTCTCCAATACCTCCACAACTATATGATTTACAAAAGCACAAAATCAGACTTTTAGACGAGTAGTTAACGATGTTTTCTTATTAACTTTGTATCCTAAGAATGATTATTTCAACAAAGAGTAAACATATTTGGATCATATTCTACTTACCTAACACAAATGATGCTGCAACTATGCCACCATGTTGGCCTTCGATAGCTGGTCTATTTCTCCAACTTACATACCTGCTGGATTTGCTTATCTGGCATTCTTCATCCTACAAAAGCATCACAAACCAAATTATTGATGTATGCAGAAAGAATTAGAATGTGGTAGAACTGAGATGAAGTATCAAAGTATAATCTTAAGCATAAAGAATGAATTATATGACAACAGGTACCATATCGTTATGCAAATATGAAACTAGGGTCTTTACGATATAATCAGTTTCTTAGTGCTAAGAGAAATGAGGCACGGCGTCCTATTTATATGCCATTGTACAGGTCCAACTCACCTGGAATGGTCTGGATACTTTGAAAATGACTGCATCATCCTCTAATGTCTTAATTAACCAATTAGTGTTCTAAAAGTTACTACCACTATgggtttttttaattgattatatgaaaaagaaaactcTATCCTTTGATCCTTTCTCATGTAACTGATTGAACTATATAGTGCTATACATAGCATGAAAGCATCAAATTAGTAGTCTAAAAATAGTGAGGTTTATCTTCTAATAAGTGTTCTCATAAGTTAATAATTAGTCTAAGAGATACAAAAAAGTAATTAGCTCAATTTAGCACCTGGCATTCCAGTTTTAGTTCCTACAGAATAAGGTACATGTACGAATTAGTCGTTTATCATTATGGGTTCCATTGAATATTACCACCACCAGTTTGTAGCATATCAGTTTTCATTGTTGATCCTTCACATATCATTTTTTTCCATACCCTGTCATTATTACATGTCTTTGCTATGAGGGGCATCTGTATAGTGGGATGTTATTGCAGCATCCGTATCCCACCTAGTCTGATCATGTGGTTTACTCATtaccaaacacttttttagGACTATCGATCTCATGACAGTACGTGTGGGGAGCATGATTTTGAAATCGTCCAAACTGGGTGGACGGAGTCCCATGTTTTTCCACTATGCAATGTCCTTGGATTGTGTTTCTGCAATTTCATTTCAGCAGATTGTGTCCATATAATGTAGATGCACTTTTGACTGATATAACCAATTTATATGGTTTAACTTGAACTATGTCCCAAATTTCTTGGATCCCttggtttcaaaaatattttaattggcTTTTTTGTGCAGATCCTAATCAAAGAAGTTGAAAGTCTAATTGCTGGTAATAATGATCCTATGTTTAACCAAATTACCAAGGATTTGTGCTTTCTCTTATCATCTTTTTGAAGCTAGCATAACTAGAGGCATGGCAGATATAGACTAACAAGGGACAAATATAACATTGTACTATTCGTGCACTTTGGGTGTTTCGTATGGAATACTACAATTATATCTAGGCTGTTCATAACGTATCAATGAGGGTATATGATGGAACTTCAACAAAAAAGAGCTGAAAACCTCCCCAAAATGCACTAATTCCTGACGAACTACAACTACAACTAATAGCCATTCATTTAGCTCAGTATTACCCCATTActcatagttgtcgactcgtaaaTCTCGACTCGACTCGACATCTGATTTTTCGACTCGTAACTCAAAAcgtgactcgaatcgtaagagttaggatatttgaaaatgtatattttttataattatgtgcaagtatttattatagacatattgtaatgtattaatatattaagCTAAATATAGAAATactattaaaatcaaattaaatttaaaagcatataaaagagttatgttcaaaaacaattaaaaatttaaaataaaaaaaaattattttgtgactcgtgactcggacaTGACTCGGACCGAGTCGCACcacaaaacacgagtcatgttacAAGTCTGGAGTAAAGCGAGTCATTCCATCGAGTCGCCTCGTTTTCCCtttgttttgactcgactcgtacgagtttgacaactatgccATTACTCATCCTTCTTTCATAGGTCCCGGGCTCCCGGCCCCATTCTCATTTTCTTCACATGAAAACAAATCCAAGGTATGAAAATCAGACCTGAAATAAAATGGCTCATAAATGCTTATTCAAGGCTATAGGCTAATTGTATCTAAGGCGTATACAAAAGATTGTACCGCGAGAACTCTAAGAGACCACCACGGTACAGGTGCTTAGCCTACAGCTTTATAATAAAATACCTAGTGGCCCTTTTTAAGAGCAATCACAATGGTCATTCCAACCACTAGGTCCTCGTCAACGCCACATCCGAAGAATTCCCTCCAATAACTAGCCACCCACTAAAATATTGCGCATTATGTCTTTTAAACTACgacaaaaccaaaaccatgtCGTCTTTCACTACGTTTAATACTAAATAAACCATTAGTTTTGCGtacaaataaactttttatgGACATGTTTGGCAAAATTAGTTGGAACTGGTGGCTAGAGCTTTTGTTTAGAGCTTGCCGTTGGAACTTAGGTCGGTGCTTATAATCCTACTTGGCAAGTGTCCTCGTGCTCCAAGAAGTCGGACACTGTTGACACCGTACGTCTTTAACCGAGCGTCCAGCAAAACTTCTCCACCAAGAAGTTGGAAGACGCGGGAAAGGTGGGGTCGGcaacgttttttttttgttttatatatgtgtatttgtgtgtgtgagataaatataaaataactgATGATGTGGAAAGATGTTCCAAAAAGCTTTTCTTTATAGACAGAGAGAGTTATGAGAAAAGTCCTGGGTGATGTAGTGCTGAGTTGGTAGACAAGAATCTCCAAGAAGCTCCGCCTTATAAGAACCGCCTTATATTTCAAGGGGttgaataaacaaataatattgAATATTGATTACAAATACTTAAGGGACATTTATGTAAGTTACTTTTTTGAAGAAAGGTTCTAGTTACTTTCAAAAGCTATATGCATGAAAGTGTTTATGGTTtaagtagtagtagtaatatTTTTCGAAAACTCTATGAAACTTAGTTGATGAAAACTATAAACTCAACTCCTAAAAGAGCTAACCCAAACATAGCTGGTAACCGAATGGTCTTGGGATCTATGAAGTCACTGTTGTACCTTCCAAATGTGTTCCTGGACCAAGAGGTTCTATCTAACCAACCATAGACTTGGTTTATGGACCAATAGATAATATTTGTAGTACTATACCCTACATCAATGAAGAGACATAAGCTAACTAAAACAAATACTGTACATGTTTATATCATAGGACCACCTTTATAACCCTAGTCTAAGGTTTCTATACAATGCCACTACCTTAATTATCATATGACAGGGAAAACTAACGTTACACATGACAAGGTAAATATAAGATGATATATGAAGGCATGCTAAAACTGTAATATCTGATTGATTTGGTGTCACCTAGTTGTATGTACCATGAACACATgttagattatgtgtaaatcgACGTGTTTCTTGAACACTTAATTCGGATTAGTCCTCTAATTAAGCATTCCTCTAATTCAATTCAACTTTATTTTAGCttctttttgtgtgtgtgtgtgggtgggGGGTGGAACTCCATATATTCGATTTGTTCATTCGTGTTATCATTTGAGGTGAACATAGTGGTTATGTGATATGATCAATTGCGATCCTTTTGCCTTTAGAGGGTCAAAATGGCCATTAAAAGTGCAATGGCTTACTCTGCTCACAAATTAAAATTAGACTACATACAGTGGATACAGGGAACAATAAAATCTCTTCTTAATAAATGTTTGTGATGTGTTTATTGCTTTTAGATACACAAATTCACGATTACATGCTTCATAAAATGGTACAACATAACAAAGAAACGCTATCTTTGATGCAACGTTTTGATTATGAGAGATTTTTGTGTATTTTTTGTGATAGTTATGTTTGTGTATAAAATTCTTCTTTCTCATTTTCAGATATGTCAATTTAGCTAAATATTAATCTATCCTAAAAGTAAAGTCTGGTTGAAAACATCTATGTAGTACTTACATATTAAAGAACCACAAAAAGTCATGTCGAACAAACTAAAGTTGATTCTGATGTTTTTAGCAAGTAAAGTAGTCAATAAAAACCATAATGACACATGTTATACTATGACTTAGAATTGTTTAGTGGATCCGATGAAATAACCACCCTGAGGTATTGAAAGTTGGCAAACCCAAAGTAGAGTTTTAAATGCATAAGTAGACGGAGCAACCAATGAGCTTTAGCACGAGGGGTATGCAGAGATGAAGTTAATTATAGTTTTAAGTTCAAATCCGACAGAAAACGGGTGGGATTTGGCTATCCAACACTTTTTGTTGTTTGCAGGCATATATGGTATCTCTCGCCATTGAGTAACCCCGGATAGCCGGGGATTAATCTTTGTTGAGAAAAAAATTGGTAGACAGAGCTGAGGTTTGTTATGCCCAAAGGCCAAAGCCATCCCGAAGCAATAGGTCACCATTATGTTTTACTATAATGTGATTCTAAATATTTGTAGCTAACATTACTATTATGTAgcatttatattatatagtcCGATAATGTATATTTCGTCAATGGATTGGTCGTCTATTTGTAAGATTTTTCAAGTCCTACTTCTTATATTTTttgggtggattaatagggaattttgaataaaacattaatcatatatagtttattttaatgtaCCTCATAAAAGATTCAAACTAAAAAAAGCAGAAAACATATGGATGATGtgcaattaaggcctaagccaaCGGGCTTGTCGACAACCCCTTCCTCAATTGTGTCGACGAGGACACCAATGGCACCAATGACACATGTTGATTCTGATGTTTTCTCACAATATTATACATAGGTTTGTGATATATATacggggatgagaatataaggctgtcgggtatctaagcttaggtgtggaacactcacatattgactttttaatccataaaaatcatggaggcccatgcatttattcattaaacaagaaataataaaatattagtatgtgaggagttccacacctaagctaaggtgtcggacaaccttatattctcttttccctatatatatgcaggttatatatatatatatatatatatatatatatatatatatatatatatatatatatatatatatatatatatatgtattggagAAAAGAAGCACAACCGCCcatatttctaatttttgggttttttttcccTGTAGAATTACAACTTTCATTTTagtatataaaacttttttttctatttttctttttattttttactttaatatatgaaagtatatggataaaaattaaatagggtatttagttttagatttttatttgttttaagataaatataaattataaattaataacagTTGAGGAAGAGGTGAAGAAGAGGTAAGGTTAGTAGTGAGTGAGGAAGAGGTGATTTAggagaaagaaaattagtgagGACGAGAGAGGAAGGTGTCTTGGATAGGTTGTGGCCTAATACATCATGAAGTCTGAAGTTATGCATATAACATATGATGGATCAGAAAGTTGCAATAAAAATTGCACTtatcagaagaaaaaaaaataaaaattggacAAATGTCAACATCAATAACATAGAGAAAACTGGATTCAAATGCAAGTGGGTACTATGGACGGTTCTAAAAATTGAGTAGAGATGCAAAAATGATATTATGAGCCAGCTTGTGGTCCATTTTAACCGACTATAAGAACTATAACAGTATACTCAATTACTCATGTACATACTTATTACGATCGAGTAATCCAGAAACTTTATTCATCAAACAATAAAAGAAAGTTagattattttataaattttataccCAGATTATCGTATCGCAATTGaccaaaatcaaaaaccctttgGTTAAAAGTTGAACATAAAAGTTGACAATCAAAATTTCAAGATCATTTGGATACCATATTGTCATATCGAATAAAttataggaaaagaaaaaatatcatatcattaaaaaaaaggtgTCTCTTTTCTATTATTTGGGCCAACAACAAAGTTAAGGAGCCCAAACTACCTTACGTAGAACGGCATCCAAATGGACTAAATGAGGTAGAGGAACTAGGAAGGCCCGATCCGACGGAAAAACCCGACACCCGATCGAAAAAACCGATACCCGAACCCGTTAGGGTCAGGGACTGGGGCATGTCTACCCTAACCCGACCCGAAAATATCTATGTATAAATATTCCATTAACAGAcaattctatatatacatacccaTTTATTTATACTAGATCTTATTAAAAatcttattaatattatattaatttgataTAGGTTTGAGTTTTGATCGGTGGTTCAGTACCATCAGAGACGGTTCTACAATGGGGCAGTGGGGCCAACTGCCCCATTCCAATTTTgataaaatgtaattttttaaaggtatatttgaaattaataattaaaaaataaatacaaacaaATGTCAATGTCGTTCTCATAAGCTTCTTTTTTGGAAGTACTTACTTATGTTGGAAGCATTAGGCTAAAAGGAGTGAGACAATTCATAGGGTGGAGGACTTTCGACACGTGGCACCATGTAAGCAAGAGAAATTTGGTAGGAAAATGAGGGAGTGGGGCTATCCatggagggggggggggggggggggacttGTGACATGTGTCATGTTCCACTTTTcgtttcttttgtttctttttttactttttacttgttgtttttacttttttactcCAAcactaatataatttataaaaaaaaagtccataAACAcctatatacataaataaataaataaaataaaaaagaagtccAACACATAGTTAAATAAACTcacaatttattaaaaaagtcCAAAAACCAACTTAAACAAACCAACTTATACCACTTAAACAAACCAACTTAAACAACTTATTTAGCAAATTGGGGTCGTTGACATCAGTTTGATTTTAAGTGTTAGGAAATGgaaaacaaatattattattattattattaaaaggtttgaaattattattattattattattattattattattaaagttaaaGTTATTATTAGGGAACATTGTTAAAAAATGTAGAAAGAAAAGGTGaggtagaaagaaagaaagaaagaaagatatgcTGAAGGTAGAaatgtgtgtgtttatatagaggtggtaaataaataaaagaggtaaaaatgtttatatagaGGTGGTAAAGAAAGATATGCTGAAGGTAGAAATGTGTGTGTTTATCAACGGCTCTATTTCTTGGACAAAGGGAATTGTTAGGCGATAGATAATTGTCGCCGTCTCCTTTTTTTTGCTCATGTCGCCGATCGGGGGTGGTGTGGGAGGCGAATCCTCAGGCGAACCACGCCTTGGGTCGCTCCACTCCTCATGGtcttagttttgagataaattcTCTATTGGTAGAATAAAAATCTTGAATTGTTTTAATATGTAATATAGTTGAAAAAGAGAGGTTGAAGAAGGGAATGAATTCCTTTAAGTTAGAGTTTACTTAAGGGGTAAAATTGGAGGGTTAATGAAGAAAatgttttctttgtttgggtaaatgtattatacattaatatatatatatatattatagttgtatgtaaaaatatttttttttcaagttattatataatagtaatcacaatagtcatgtAGTAAATATATGTACAGGCCAAATTGTATATCATTGCTCCAAAATTGCAAAGACCAATGTTCGTGTAAAATATAGATATTTCCATAATCGGCACCTACTTGTGCTAAACTCGGCCTTCTCAATACTAATTgttgataatttgactaaacccaacgttaacca
The Erigeron canadensis isolate Cc75 chromosome 2, C_canadensis_v1, whole genome shotgun sequence DNA segment above includes these coding regions:
- the LOC122587242 gene encoding protein NRT1/ PTR FAMILY 4.6-like is translated as MDEECQISKSSRYVSWRNRPAIEGQHGGIVAASFVLVVEVLENLAYLANASNLVLYLSKFMHFTPSSSSNVVSNFMGTAFLLAILGGFLADAFFTTYCIYLISATIELMGLLILTLQAHTRSLKPESCISANRNAKCQEAEGGKEVLLFIGLYLVALGVGGIKGSLPPHGAEQFDEETSQGRKQRSSFFNYYVFSLACGALIAVTFAVWIEDNKGWQWGFGISTLAILISIPIFLLGSMVYRIKVPAGSPITTICKVIGAAIFNTFSSKARNAVVSTNPSPTSNSRESYEEADEVKDNITEDFGFLSRAVINKSSFQTLKVTIKQVEEVKIVLKIFPIFMLTIMLNCCLAQLSTFSVQQAATMNSKIGSFRVPPASLPVFPVLFIMVLAPMYDHVIIPFARRITKTEMGITHLQRIGIGLFLSIMAMAVAALVENKRKRVAYQNALMNSNEPLPITFLWISLQYLFLGSADLFSLAGMMDFFFTEAPFSMRSLATSLSWVSLAMGYYLSSVLVSIVNHVTGTFHHKPWLYGINLNHYRLERFYWLMCALSSLNFLGYLMWAKSYKYGSKSTNDANDSQMLCKSSGV